TCGCGGCAGCTAAAACCGTCGGCGACGATGAGGGCGCTGGCGGGCGCCTGGCGGATGGCGGGCAGCAGGCGGCGCTCGCCGACCGCGACCGAAACATCGTATTTGTCAGCCTCGAAACCGAACGAGCCGGCCATGCCGCAACAACCGGCGTCGAGCGGCTCGACGGCAACGCCCATCCGGTCGAGGAGCTTGCCTTCGAGGTTAGATTGACCAGCTCATCGCGGAGGACCGCGGCGCAGCTCGGCTCGAGCACGAGCATGGGAGTGCCGGCCCCGATTTCCTCGCGCGTGACCTCTATGGCGCGGCAGAGGCGCATCGCCCGGCATGTCAGGCCTTGAGGTCGCGGATCTTGTCGCGGAACATGGTGAGCGCGATTTGGTTGGCGTTGGGTTCGCCGCGCGCCAGCGCTGCGGCCAGATGCAGACCCTGTTTCGGGGTGGCTTCGGCGGGCATGGGCGGCTCGAATTGATCAGTAATGCACTCGACCAGGTGCGGCTTGGGCGAGCGTAGCGCTTGCTGAAGCGCGGCACGAAGCTGGAGTGGATCCTCCACCGTGGTGCCGAGGCCGCCGCAGGCGCGCGCGAAGGCGGCGAAGTCGATGGGCTGCAGCTCGCACTGATACTCGGGATTACCGAGGAAGACCATCTGCTCCCATTTAATCTGTCCGAGGGTATTGTTCTTGATGAGTACGACGGTGAGCGGCAGGTTGTACTTGACGGCAGTGGCAAATTCACCCATGAGCATGGTGAAAGCTCCGTCACCAACAAAGGCGATCGCGCGGCGGTGCGGAAATGCAGCCGCGCCGGCGATGCCGTAGGGCAGGCCGGGCGCCATGGTGGCAAGATTGCCCGCCATGGCCCACTTCTGCTGATCGCGGATCTGGAACTGGCGGGCCATAAAGGTGGTGACGGTGCCGCAGTCGCAGGCAATGACGGCGTCGCGCGGGGCGAGCTCGGAAAGCGTGGCGGCGACCATTTCCGGCTTCATCGGCGTTTGCATGTTGCTCCCGCGCTCGTGCATGAGCCGATGCCACTCGGCCATGCGCTTCTGCGTGGTTTTGAGAAAGCGATGGTCGTGCTTTTTCAGGCGTGGCAGCAGCTTGTCGAGCGTCTCGGCGGCGGCGCCGACGAGGCCGACCGACATCGGAAAGCGCAGGCCGATGCGCTCGGGGCGGAGGTCGAGCTGGATGCCGACGACGTCGTTCTTCTTTTCCGGCAGCCACTGCATGTAGGGGAACGAACTGCCGATCATGAAGAAGGTGTCGCACTCCTCCATGGCCTTTTGCGCGGGCAGCGTGCCGATGAGGCCAAGGCCGCCGGCGCTGAGTGGATGATCATCGGGAATAGCAGCTTTTCCGAGCAGGGACTTGACGATGGGCGCAGCAAGCTTCTCGCCGGTGGCGATGAGCTGCTCGCGCGCATGCACCGCGCCAACGCCGGCGAGGATGGCGATCTTCCTGCCGTGATTGAGCGCCTCGGCGGCGTGGTCGAGATCGGAATCACAGGGTACGGTCACGTAGCGGCCGCGCGTGGCCGACGTTACGGTGCGTACCGGACGCATGGCCGAGAGCTTTTCCCTGGCAGGCTCGCCCTGGAGGTCCACCGGGATATTGATGTGCGCTACGCACGCTTTGGCGATGGCGTGGCGGCAGGCAAGATCGGTGACGCTTTCGGCCTGGTTGGCGTTAATGATGGCCTCGTTGTACTCGGCCACGTCGGCAAAGAGGCGGACGACGTTGACCTCCTGCTGGTAATGCGTACCCTTCAGATCGGAGTAGGTCTGGCCGGTGATGGCCAGCACACCCGCGCGGTCGAGCTTGGCGTCATAGAGACCGTTGAGCAGGTGAATCGCACCGGGGCCGGAAGTGGCGATGCAGACGCCCAGTTTTCCGGTGTACTTGTAATGCGCACTGGCCATGAACGCTGCCGCCTCCTCGTGGCGCACTTGCATGAAGCGGATTTCGCGTTCACGCTGGCGCAACGCTTCGAACATGCCGTTGATGCCATCGCCGGGCAATCCAAAGATGGTGTCCACGCCCCAGTCGAGCAGCGTAGCCACGACAACGTCGGAAAGGGTCTTGACCTTACGGCCGCGGAAGATGATGGGAAGTGCCGCCATGCTGGCTCGGAAGATCCAGAGGGCAAAGAGGTTGCATCGGCTCTGCCAT
The sequence above is drawn from the Acidobacteriota bacterium genome and encodes:
- a CDS encoding pyruvate oxidase — encoded protein: MAALPIIFRGRKVKTLSDVVVATLLDWGVDTIFGLPGDGINGMFEALRQREREIRFMQVRHEEAAAFMASAHYKYTGKLGVCIATSGPGAIHLLNGLYDAKLDRAGVLAITGQTYSDLKGTHYQQEVNVVRLFADVAEYNEAIINANQAESVTDLACRHAIAKACVAHINIPVDLQGEPAREKLSAMRPVRTVTSATRGRYVTVPCDSDLDHAAEALNHGRKIAILAGVGAVHAREQLIATGEKLAAPIVKSLLGKAAIPDDHPLSAGGLGLIGTLPAQKAMEECDTFFMIGSSFPYMQWLPEKKNDVVGIQLDLRPERIGLRFPMSVGLVGAAAETLDKLLPRLKKHDHRFLKTTQKRMAEWHRLMHERGSNMQTPMKPEMVAATLSELAPRDAVIACDCGTVTTFMARQFQIRDQQKWAMAGNLATMAPGLPYGIAGAAAFPHRRAIAFVGDGAFTMLMGEFATAVKYNLPLTVVLIKNNTLGQIKWEQMVFLGNPEYQCELQPIDFAAFARACGGLGTTVEDPLQLRAALQQALRSPKPHLVECITDQFEPPMPAEATPKQGLHLAAALARGEPNANQIALTMFRDKIRDLKA